One Trichoderma atroviride chromosome 7, complete sequence DNA segment encodes these proteins:
- a CDS encoding uncharacterized protein (SECRETED:SignalP(1-21)), whose translation MYNVHTCISAIPLLCDAATLSLSLLLHTVLCGTAPSTSTISRTANRWIDVSSNAHQRFPLPGPRPTPAHVKTIPSALAIAASWALGEPGEAPARNASGLDRTGPRASQRAGQAPF comes from the coding sequence ATGTACAACGTGCATACATGCATAAGCGCAATCCCTCTGCTCTGCGACGCTGCCACTCTCTCCTTGTCTCTGCTCCTGCACACTGTGCTGTGCGGCACTGCGCCATCCACCTCCACCATCAGCCGCACAGCAAACCGCTGGATCGACGTCTCCAGCAATGCCCACCAGCGTTTCCCACTTCCCGGCCCTCGTCCCACTCCCGCACATGTCAAAACCATTCCCAGCGCACTAGCGATTGCCGCCAGTTGGGCGCTCGGGGAACCGGGAGAAGCGCCCGCGCGCAACGCATCTGGACTGGACAGGACAGGGCCGCGCGCAAGTCAAAGAGCTGGCCAGGCGCCCTTTTAG